From Aegilops tauschii subsp. strangulata cultivar AL8/78 chromosome 5, Aet v6.0, whole genome shotgun sequence:
GGCTTGTCTGAAACACGTCATCTCCGCTGCAGGAGTTGCCATGGACAGCGACAAGGTTCTAGCCATGGTAGACTGGCCGGTTCCGCGCACCATCCGCGCTATGCGTGGTTTCTTAGGACTGGCAGGATACTATCGCAAGTTCATCCGGGATTTTGGCACCATTGCAGCTCCCCTCACGGCGCTCCTCAAGAAAGACATATTTCTTTGGACGCTTGCAGCGAATATCGCCTTTGAAGCCCTCAAGAAAGCTCTTACCACCGCCCCTGTGCTTCAGTTGCCGGATTTTGCAGTTGCATTCATTGTGGAGTGTGATGCATCTGGATCTGGTTTCGGGGCAGTCCTGCATCAAGGTGGCGGCCCCATTGCCTATTTCAGCAAAACCATTGCTCCACGTCATGCTTCTCTCGCCGCTTATGAGCGGGAGCTCATTGGTCTGGCGCACGCCGTGCACCACTAGCGGCCATATCTTTGGGGACGTGTGTTCATCGTCAAAACTGACCACTACAGCCTGAAGTTTTTGCTGGACCAACGCCTCGCTACCATTCCATAGCATCATTGGGTGGGCAAGCTGTTGGGGTTCGACTTCACGGTGGAATATAAACCAGGTCGCCAAAAAATCGTCGCCGATGCTCTTTCTCGCCGTGATGCTCCTGCCGGCCAGGCACTCGCCATCTCCGGGCCTTCATTTGATCTGTTTGAAGCTCTCCGTCAGGCTGCACACACGGACCCGGCGCTTGTCACTTTCCGGGAACAACTCGAATCTGGTGAGTTAGGACAGCCTTGGGCTCTCGTTAATGGTGTTGTTACCTTCCAACAACGGGCTTATGTGCCACCCGCATCGCCGCTGCTCGGGGAGGTCCTGGCTGCAGCCCATGATGCGGGCCATGAAGGTATCCAGAAGTCACTTCATCGTCTTCGCCAGGATTTCCATCTGCTGCAAGCAAGGGCAACACTTCAGCAGTATATTCGTGCTTGTTAGGTTTGTCAAAGCAACAAGATGGAGGAGCTTCATCTAGCCGGCTTATTGCAGCCCTTGACAGTGCCATCTCGTGTCTGGGAAGACATCTCCATTGATTTCATTGAGGCACTTCCGAAGGTGGGCGGCAAAAGTTTGATACTAACCGTCGTGGACCGTTTCTCCAAGTATGTGCATTTCATCCCCTTGGCGCATCCGTACACTGCGGAGTCCATTGTTAAGGCCTTCTTCTCCAACATTGTCTGCCTTCATGGGTTTCCCACATCCATCATTTCAGACAGGGATGTAGTTTTCACTTCGGGCTTTTGGAAGGCTCTGTTTGCCGCCGCAGGGACGCGCTTGCACATGAGTTCGACCTTCCATCCGCAGTCTGATGGAAAATCTGACGCGGTCAATCGCGTCATCACCATGTACATTCATTGCATAACTAGGGATCGCCCCCCGCAGTGGCTCCAATGGTTGCCTTGGGCGGAGTACTGCTACAACACTTCATACCACTCAGCGTTGAAGGACACTCCTTTCAGGGTGGTTTATGGACGGGATCCCCCCTCATTGCGGGACTATACGCCGGGCGAGATTCACAATCAGGCGGTGGAACGGCAGATCGTCGACTGCGATCAGTTCTTACTCGACTTCCGTGAGCGTCTCCTTCAGGCAGCACAACAGTACAAGCATTACTATGATGATAAGCATCAGGCCCTTTCTTTTGATGTTGGAGAGTGGGTTTGGCTCCGTCTTCAGCACCGACCGACAGCATTCCTTGGAGTAGGCGCCAAAGAGAAATTAGCTCCCAAATATTATGGGCCTTTCAAAGTCCTCGCTAAAATCGATACGGTTGCTTACCGTTTGGAGCTGCCCCCACGCGCCCGCATTCACAATGTCTTCCATGTCGGGGTCCTGAAGAAGTAACATGGTCCACCGCCGGCAGTTCCGCCGATGCTTCCACCTCTGTTTCAGGGTCGAGTACATCCAACCCCTATCCGAGCATTGCGTGCTCGTATTGCTCGCGGTGTCCAGCAGGTGCTCATTCACTGGGAGGGCCAGCCGGCGTCTGCTGCTTCATGGGAGGATGTTACAAACTTCCGCGAACGTTATCCAAGCTTCCAGCTCGAGGATGAGCTGTTTCAGAATGGAGGGGGAGATGTCATGTGGGGCCAGCCCTATAGGCGCAAGGGACCTGTGCGGGCCGGCCCTGCACCTGCCTAAAAATATGTCCTAGTTTAATTATAGTTTTTTAGATTAGGAGTCTGGGTATTAGTTGGAAAGGTTTAGTCCCGTAGAAGGTTACCCTTCCAACACCCAATTGTAATAGGAGTCTGTAATCTGGTCTTTTAATTAGGTTATACATAGCCAATCCTTGGATCAATAAACGCAAGCAGAAAATAACCTACAACCTCACCTCCTTGCTCCTACGCCACGGCGCCCCTCCTCAACCCCCTTCTCCAACCATAGGCCGGCgagggcctcgccctcgtcctccGACAACCCACGACTACAACCTGCACGGCAATCAGCCAGGCCATGACAACTGCACCTCTTACTCATCTACAATTTTGTTCAGTTTTTTTATCATACATACTAAACTGTATCCAGTACATAGAAGCCACCAAAACCCAAAATTCAAAGATAAAGAACTATTCATTTGAGCACAATACTTCCGAAGTCTAGCCAATTATTTAGATATTCTTTCCTTAATGGATATAATAGAGACAATCAGCCAAAAAGTAACACCTAACCTGTAGCTAACTTCTTGGTCTAACCCACCAATCATTCAAAACTGTACACACATGCAATTTGGATAATAGAAGTTGAGAACGCAGTTACATGTAAGTCGGCCGTGGGCTTTAAGGTTGTCAGACGCTAGCACTGAAAAAAGTAACAGAGAATTATGACTGTTATTAACAAGAAAAAAATTCCTTGGCGTCAAAGAACAATTCTCTCTAATACAGAGGTTACAATAGTGCCTTGATAGAATAACAGAGAGGCGTAATTTAAAGAAAACGCTGCAAAAATCTCAAGTTTAAGGACAGCATGATATTAAAAATTAGAAAATAGACCACTTGGCTGATTGTAGTTTTTTGCGAATTGATTGTAGTAACGCATAATACGAGTTTTTCTCTCTAATACAGAGGTTACAATAGTACTTGATAGAATTACAGAGAGACGTAGTTTAAAGAAAACGCTGCAGAAATCTCGAGTTTAAGGACAACATGATATTAAAAATTAGAAAACAAATCACCTTGTTGATTGTAGTAACGCATAATACGAGTTCCTGAACTGGTACATACAAGTAGCCGCCAAGATCTCAACGTCAGCAGTTACTGTAATAACAATGCAGTGATTCTTTTCACAGAACTTGTCATTGGCAAAATGCAGCAGTAAAAGGTGCTGAGGAACAGCAGGACCCAACGGCCGAGCCGCTGAGGCGGGGGAGCGAGCGTGACGTACTAGCCGAAATCGTTGCCAGGCGAGAAGATGTCGCCGGCTTCTGCCGCCGGAGGTCGCTCCGCACCAGCGCCCGGTAGTAGCCCCCGCTCCCTGCGGCGGCCACCGCGCCCCATGGAGCCCCGCCGCCAGCCGTGCCTCGTCGAAGCCCATCACAAAAACCACGGCGCCCCTACTCGCCCATGGCCGCGACCTGCACCCAATCTGAAACCACCGCGCATGACAACCTCTCACTTTCTTCCTTGCCCCCttcctcttccctctccctctcatcTTCTCTATCTCCTAGCCACCGTCACCCTTTGGCTGCAGGTCGCCAGCCCCACCGGGACAGATACAGGAGAGGACTCCGGGCGAccacgagctccgccgcgctGCCATCGACATcgtggaaaggagaggaggaggaggcgacatGGAGAAGAGGAGGCGGGGGAGAGAGAGGAGATGTTCACCTCGCAGCTGACATGGACCCCTTTCCTCTCGATATTTCTCTCACAGCGGACATGCGCTGCCCGCTTTCTCTCGCTCTCGCTGCCCGCTTTTCCTTGTTGGCCGCTTTGCACTATTCATAGCGATTCAAGGTGCCATGGATGGCTTGGTTCTGCCTATGTACCAGCTCATCCTTTATAAGTTGACTAGCCGCCGTCACCCTTTGGCTGCAGGTCACCAGCCCGACCGGGACGGATGTGGGAGAGGACTCCGGCTGACCACGTGCTCCGCCGCGCCGCCATCGACATCGaggaaaggagaggaggaggaggcggcagagagagagagagagagagagaggagatgtTTACCTCGCAGCTGACATGGACCCCTTTCCTCTCGACATTTCTCTCGCAGCGGACATGGGCTGCCCGCTTTCTCTCGCTCTCGCTGCTTGCTTTTCCTCGTTGGCCGCTTTGCACTATTCATAGCGATTCAAGGCGCCGTGGATGGCTTGGTTCTGCCTATGTACCAGCTCATCCTTTATAAGTTGATAATACATTATCACATTTATTAATGTGTTTTGTCACCCAATCTTGAAGTTCCTTCCTTAAACTCCCAAACGCATCCGAAAATGACATCCTGGTGAAAACATGCAAAAAGAAGTGCGCAAATGCGGTAAAACTCGGGAAAGCCTACTATGTAGGCACAAAATAGAGGATAAAATATTTACAAAATTTGGACTCATCAGACGGTGATAGCGCCGCATGCCTCATCTCACTTCTAAAATGAAAGCTAACAGGGATAGACAAGCAAGCCTCGCAACAGCTTCATCAATGGGCAACGACATGCCCCCACGGGTCATCACCTTGGAGCAGGTCCTCATAATGGCCCAAGGTGGATCCAAAGCGATGTCAACCGGTTTTCGGCACCCAACAACTTTCCTTAACTCATATGGTCCTCCTCCAGTCGGTGCTCCTCTAGAAAGTGGAGGTTCTAGTGCTGCTTAGCCTGCTGAACGCGGACACTAGCGGATCCTCCGCATCTGCCAGCACACAGTTGTAGTGTTTCCTCACCTACAACATGCTCAGCCTAAACACCAGTGAATCCTCCACCGGGACGGGCACctactcctcctcctctttcTTTGCCTCCTCCATGGCTCCACCATGGCCATAGGGTCGCCCTCTTCCCTGTCCTCCTTCATCTCATCTTCGAAGCACTTTGGAGAGGTCGAAGGTTGGCCCTCATTAACGAGGGCTTGGCGACTAGCCTCTGCTACTTGTGAGTTGCGTTGAGattttcctcgaagaggagaggatatgaagcacagtagagataagtatttccctcagtgagaaccaaggtatcaatccagtaggagaatcacgcaaagcctcgtgaacaacacctgcacacacaaaaacaaatacttgcacccaacgcaggcaagagggttgtcaatccccttgaacttgttacttgcaaggattaaatctcgtagtggtagatagataaattgcaaaacaaaataaaaagaaataaaattgcagcaaggaTATTTTGGTtttttatatatgataaaagtagacccgggggccatagttttcactagaggcttctctctcgaacacatatcatatggtgggtgaacaaattactgttgggcaattgagaaaagcgcatagttatgacgacattgaaggcaatgatcatgttataggcatcacgtccgagacaactAGACCAACTCCTATCTGCATCTGCTACTATTAACCCACCCATTGACaactatccaacatgcatctagggtattaagttaataaaaacagagtaacgc
This genomic window contains:
- the LOC141022701 gene encoding uncharacterized mitochondrial protein AtMg00860-like translates to MAPEDIHKTTFRTHEGLFECVVMAFGLTNAPATFQALMNDVFHPYLRWFVLVYFDDILIYNSSWWDHLRHVKLVLEAMRTHQLFLKRSKCSFGEETMACLKHVISAAGVAMDSDKVLAMVDWPVPRTIRAMRGFLGLAGYYRKFIRDFGTIAAPLTALLKKDIFLWTLAANIAFEALKKALTTAPVLQLPDFAVAFIVECDASGSGFGAVLHQGGGPIAYFSKTIAPRHASLAAYERELIGLAHAVHH